Part of the Arsenicicoccus sp. oral taxon 190 genome, GCGCCGACTTCGTCGGCTCGGACGACATGCTGGAGAAGGTCCAGGGCGGCTGGCTCGACTTCGACGCCGTCGTCGCGACCCCGGACCTCATGGGCAAGGTCGGTCGTCTGGGCAAGGTGCTGGGCCCGCGTGGCCTCATGCCCAACCCCAAGACGGGCACCGTGACCATGGACGTCGCCAAGGCCGTCAGCGACATCAAGGGCGGCAAGATCGAGTTCCGCGTCGACAAGCACGCCAACCTCCACTTCATCATCGGCAAGGCGTCCTTCGACGAGAAGGCGCTGGTCGACAACTACGCCGCCGCGCTCGAGGAGATCCTGCGCCTCAAGCCGTCGGCCTCCAAGGGTCGCTACATCACCAAGGCCACGCTGGCCACGACGATGGGCCCCGGCATCCCGCTGGACGCCAACCGCACCCGTAACCTCACCTCCGAGGGGGAGGAGCAGGCCTGAGCCTGACCTCTCGCGCCACGACGCCCGGACCCTCGCGGTCCGGGCGTCGTCGTGTCCGCCGTCGTCGTGTCCGCCCGTCGTCGTGCGCCCCGGGTGCGCCTCGGCCGTATGCCGCCCCCGCCCGACTACCATCGAGCATCATGCGCCGCCGTCCCGCCGACCGTCCCCGTGCGACCTCCTGGCGCCTCGGGCTGCTGGCCGTGGTGACCGCCGCCGGGCTGTGCGGGTGCGTGGCGGGATCGAGCACCAGCCGCTCCACGCTGGGGGCCGCCACGTCGGCCCCGACCAGCCAGGCGACCGCGACGCTGCCCACGGAGGGTGCTTCCCTCGCGGGGCGCACGCCCGACCCCAACGCCCAGCCCGTCCCGACGGGGGAGGG contains:
- the rplA gene encoding 50S ribosomal protein L1 codes for the protein MKRSKAYRAAADKIEEGKLYAPLEAVRLAKETASTKYDSTVEVAFRLGVDPRKADQMVRGTVNLPHGTGKTARVLVFANGEKAEAARAAGADFVGSDDMLEKVQGGWLDFDAVVATPDLMGKVGRLGKVLGPRGLMPNPKTGTVTMDVAKAVSDIKGGKIEFRVDKHANLHFIIGKASFDEKALVDNYAAALEEILRLKPSASKGRYITKATLATTMGPGIPLDANRTRNLTSEGEEQA